One Paroedura picta isolate Pp20150507F chromosome 16, Ppicta_v3.0, whole genome shotgun sequence genomic region harbors:
- the LOC143825415 gene encoding vomeronasal type-2 receptor 26-like gives MPVDDPGSVTKNYQHILALAFAVKELNENPNFLPNTSLGLYILNSYGLGRMTFKATLSVLSAQQKQAPNFSCDNQQKFVAVIGGRLSETSAQVASILNIYKTPQDDKKQFPSIYQMVPDDAHQYRGVVKLLHHFQWTWIGLLAMDDDMGNQFLQRIIPLLSENSICFSFIYKITKVTYVKDMIEFVTNQAEHYSILMDKKVNVFYVYGELHAMLTLRITLYLFPFILLPHLGKVWIVTSHWDFESYSIQRIFETDSLHGALSFAVHSNQPPGFQEFLKTLHKFLRKTFFNNSVGESIQFDHDGELVTVFDVTNWVTFSNGSFARLKVGRLDPQAPSENELTLEDDQIVWHRSFNQCYVERSSAMKRADGLAEFSIFVIPVSVCNDACQPGFSKSKKEEEKFCCYDCTSCPEGMVSENKDMDSCVKCPNNRFPSESHHECLLRVPSYLSYKETIGIIFVILAVSFSLVTSLVLGTFMKYKNTPIVKANNRNLTYILLLSLLLCFLSSLMFIGKPGKLTYLLRQITFSLIICVALSSILAKTITVILAFMATKPGSHIRRWVGKKLAYSIVLFGSLIHVVICTVWVCISPPFPQMNMNAQPKEIILECNEGSAMMFYFVLGYLGFLATVSFTVAFLARKLPSSFNEAKFITFSMLVFCSVWFSFIPTYLSSKGKSMVAVEIFSILSSAAGLLVCIFSPKCYIILLKPEMNIREQIIRTM, from the exons GTCAGTCACAAAAAACTACCAGCACATATTGGCCTTGGCTTTTGCTGtaaaagagctgaatgagaatCCCAACTTCTTACCAAACACCAGCTTGGGTCTCTACATCCTCAATAGCTACGGCCTTGGAAGaatgacctttaaggccactcTCAGTGTACTTTCTGCACAGCAGAAGCAGGCACCTAACTTCAGCTGTGATAACCAGCAGAAATTCGTAGCTGTAATTGGAGGGCGTTTgtctgaaacctctgctcagGTGGCCTCCATTCTAAACATCTACAAGACACCTCAA GATGACAAAAAACAATTCCCTTCCAtatatcagatggtgcctgatgacGCCCATCAGTACAGGGGAGTTGTAAAGTTACTTCATCATTTTCAATGGACTTGGATTGGGCTCCTGGCTATGGATGATGACATGGGAAACCAGTTTTTGCAGAGAATAATACCTCTGCTTTCTGAGAATAGCATTTGTTTTTCATTCATATACAAAATAACAAAAGTGACTTACGTAAAGGACATGATAGAATTTGTTACAAACCAAGCTGAACACTACTCAATATTAATGGACAAAAAAGTCAATGTATTTTATGTTTACGGAGAACTTCATGCCATGTTGACTTTAAGAATCAcactatatttatttcctttcattttattaCCCCATCTGGGTAAGGTGTGGATAGTTACATCACACTGGGACTTTGAGTCATATTCTATCCAACGAATTTTTGAAACAGACTCCCTCCATGGTGCCCTATCCTTTGCAGTCCATTCCAATCAGCCTCCTGGATTCCAAGAATTCCTGAAGACC cTACACAAGTTTTTAAGGAAAACCTTTTTCAACAATTCCGTCGGGGAAAGCATACAGTTTGATCACGATGGAGAATTAGTTACAGTTTTTGATGTTACCAATTGGGTTACCTTCTCCAATGGGTCATTTGCAAGGTTGAAAGTTGGACGactggatcctcaggccccttcagagaatgAGCTCACCCTAGAAGATGATCAAATTGTGTGGCACAGAAGCTTTAACCAG tgttaTGTAGAGCGTAGTAGTGCAATGAAGAGAGCAGATGGGTTAGCAGAATTCTCAATTTTT GTGATTCCTGTTTCTGTCTGCAATGACGCATGCCAGCCTGGCTTCAGCAAgtcaaagaaggaggaagagaaattttgctgctatgattgtaccTCCTGTCCAGAAGGGATGGTCTCTGAGAATAAGG ATATGGATTCCTGTGTCAAATGTCCAAATAATCGATTTCCCAGTGAAAGCCATCATGAATGCCTTCTCAGAGTCCCAAGCTACCTTTCATACAAAGAGACTATAGGGATCATTTTTGTCATCTTGGCTGTATCTTTCTCTCTGGTCACATCATTAGTCCTTGGGACCTTCATGAAATACAAGAACACTCCCATTGTGAAAGCCAACAATCGAAACCTCACGtacattctcctcctctccctcctgctttgtTTCCTCAGCTCCTTGATGTTCATTGGAAAGCCAGGGAAGTTGACCTACCTTCTGCGCCAAATAACTTTCAGCCTCATCATCTGTGTGGCTCTTTCCAGCATCTTAGCCAAAACTATCACTGTGATCCTGGctttcatggccaccaaaccaggGTCTCACATTaggagatgggtgggtaaaaaactgGCTTATTCCATTGTCCTTTTTGGCTCCTTAATTCATGTAGTAATTTGTACTGTTTGGGTTtgtatttcccctcccttcccacaaatGAATATGAATGCACAACCGAAGGAAATTatcctggaatgtaatgagggctCTGCTATGATGTTTTACTTTGTCCTTGGCtatctgggctttctggccaCTGTCAGCTTCACAGTGGCCTTTCTTGCCAGGAAGCTACCTAGTAGttttaatgaagccaagttcatcactttcagtatgttggtcttttgcagtgtttggttttcctttattccaaCTTACTTAAGCTCTAAAGGAaaatccatggtggctgtggagatcttctctatcttgtCCTCTGCTGCTGGCTTACTGGTTTGCATCTTTTCTCCAAAATGTTACATCATTTTGCTGAAGCCAGAAATGAACATTCGAGAGCAGATAATTAGGACTATGTGA